TGTTGTCTATTATAGTTCTAACACCTGCACCATTTTGTTGTTAAAAGTAGCCTCTTGATTGAGATGAATTGAATCGTTAGGCCAtgaagaaaataagaagaaataCTATGAATCTCACACTTAAATCAGTCGAAAAGGCACAAACTTATTGGGTATAAAACAGGTGGCATCAATTATTTCTCAACAGTAATCCTTTTTAATCACTTCAATTCACAATCGTTTTCAACAAAGAATTTTGGGCCTTGCTTTTTTGGGAGCTTTTGCCTTTTGTCAAACACACGTGCtatggtatatatatacacacaatatTTTCACTTTCCTATATGCATGAATCAACCTGATATATATCATATGCACTAAGATATTATAGGTCATCAGGAAACACTGTTTAATTAGCTTGATCAAGATCGATCACTCCTAGCTAGTCTCATTCTATGTTAGtgaatttttttcattaaaaaagatAAACGTTATAATTATTAAGGTTTATGggtgaaaattaaaatatatataatggatttaacaattggGATCACCCAATTACTGACACGTTGAGCATTGCTATTATCCTTATTGTAATAATTATGAGATGTTACAATCAAGCCACAGTTGCTATTTTTGACCAATCTTTGATACTTTTGGACTTTGATGTCACAATGTCCACAATGTCCCACACTAGTCACCTCtccaagaaaaatataaaaatcccATCTTCTTTCTTGTCTTCTAGCTTGCACATTGATCCATAATGTGGACTTTAGGACTGGGTTGTTCCCTTCTGTTTTTGTTCTACTTTTTTCTTTCCTCATTATTACTTATTAGTTGCCTGCCTGTGTTTCCAATAAGAGGCAAGAACTTAATTTAACCATACCCTTCCCTTCTAAGGAACACTCACTAAAGATTTCCATGCTTTCAACCTTTAATCATTCCATTTAGCCAATTGTACACATTTTGCTTAGTTTTTCTTCATAAATAATAATCCAACTAAGCCATTGTCAACACTAAAAATTATTGATTGATCTTACATGACTTAATGGAATGATTTACAAGTAAAACTCAATTCCTTTCATATTGTAGATgcgttgttttctgttttctgaaCCAAAAAAGAATAAAGAGTTCCATGCTTTCAACCTTGAATCATTCCATTGCACACATTTTGCTTAATTTTACTTCATAAATAATAATCCAAAAAAGCCATTGAAACATGCATTAGCCCCTCTATGCCTCTTGTATTGAATCGATGATAAGCCTGAAAAGCCCATTAACCTTTTTTCCTGataaggtgttttttttttttaatggatgaATCACCCATTCCAGTATATCTTTCCAGCAATTAAATGATTGTAAATTTTGGGTTATCAGAAAAGTCCACACTATGTAGGCGACATGTAACACCGAGTCGAAATATACGTGGGGTAACGGGTCAAAAGTGAGATAAACGCGCACTATGTAGGCGACATGTAACACCAAGTCGAAGTATACGTGGGGTAACAAGACAAAAGTGAGATAAACGCACGAAACTGAGATTCTACAAGGATATATCCCAATTGATTGATTGGAGAGTTGACCAACTAGACTTTCGTAAAGTGGTTTGTGCAGAGAAGTTTAAGCACATTAGGCATCCATTCATTAGCCATCGCACATGCAAGTAGATGATGAATAGGATTCGATGGTTTAAGAATCTAAACACCACCATTGGATCCCATTGGAATTCAATTTACAACCCAAGTttcaaaaacaatcaaaatctACTCTGCTCCCAGTATCAGATTCTTCTTGAACATTCCATCTCTCTATGCACTAACTCTTACTGACTCCCATTGACTCACAGAGTCTCCCACTTTTGAATTACAGAGCTTCATTTCCACACCTTATCCATCACATCACATCAACAAACTATGCACTCGAAACCCAGAATCTAATGCGTCTTCAAATTTGCTTGAAGAATCCCCAACACAACCCACAAACCCATTCCCTCTCACAAATCCAGACAAAatggttctttttcttcttctgcttcaCTTGTTCGCTCTGTTTTTCTCTGGTCTCTGTTTGAACCAAGAAGGTTTGTATCTTCAACAAGTGAAACAGAGTCTCTCCGATCCAACCCAGTCGCTCTCTTCGTGGAATGAACGAGACGAGACTCCTTGTAATTGGTTTGGCATCACCTGCGACAACACAACTCGCCGGGTCGTCTCGGTGAATCTCTCTAACTCGGGGCTCTCTGGTCCTTTCCCGGGTTTCCTCTGCCGCCTCCCTTTTCTCTCCTCTGTCAATTTCTCCGCTAACGAAATCAATTCATCCCTCGTCGTTGATGTTGACCGGTGTCATAATCTTCAGGAGCTGATACTCTCGGATAATCTTCTTGTTGGCAGTATCCCGGAATCTCTGTCTTTGCTGCAGAATCTCAGAGTGCTTGATTTGGCGGGAAACAACTTCTCCGGTGGAATCCCGGCGAGTTTCGGACAGTTCCGGCGACTCGAATCGCTATCTGTTGCGGGTAATTTACTCAATGGTACAACACCCAGTTCTCTGGGCAACATTTCTACTCTTGTTGAGCTCTTACTAGCTTATAACCCGTTCACGCCGATTCAAATTCCGAGTGAACTCGGTAACCTCTCGAGTCTCGAGAATTTCTGGCTCGCTGACTGTGACCTCGTGGGTTCAATACCGGAGAGCTTAGGTCGTTTAACTCGGCTGACAAACCTGGACGTGTCCCAGAACCGACTCACTGGGTCAATTCCGAGAACACTATCTGGGTTGAAGAGTATAGTCCAAATTGAGCTCTATAACAACAATTTATCCGGCGAGATACCTCCATCTCTGGGTAATTTGACGACATTGAGGAGATTTGACGCGTCGGGTAACGGTTTAAACGGTACGATTCCGAACGAGTTATGCGAGTTACCGTTAGAGTCGCTGAACCTTTTTGAAAATCAACTTCACGGGGCTATACCAGAGAGCATAGCAAACTCACCAAATCTGTACGAGCTCAAACTGTTCAACAACACACTCAGTGGGCGAATACCGAATCAACTCGGGAACAACTCGAATTTGGTGTCGCTGGACTTGGCGTCTAATCAATTGTATGGTGAAATACCGGACCACTTGTGTGCCAAAGGAAGCTTAGTGGAGCTAGTCTTGATCTACAATTCTTTTTCTGGGAAAATCCCAGAAAGTCTGGGTAAATGTGGAAGTTTAAACCGGGTCCGGCTGAGGAACAACCGGCTTTCCGGCACTGTCCCTGACATGTTCTGGGGACTCCCACATGCGTATTTGTTTGAGCTTTCTGATAATTTGTTAACTGGAGATGTGTCTAAGACGATCTCTCGAGCTAGTAATCTGTCACTCTTATTGATTTCAAGGAATCAATTTAATGGGTCTATACCAGAAGAGATTGGACTATTGAGCGCTCTAGTGGAATTCTCAGCTAGTGGTAACATGTTTACGGGTTCGATCCCGGGGAGTTTTGTGAAGTTGAGCCAGCTGAGCAAGCTTGATCTAAGTCACAATGAATTGAATGGTGAGATGCCCGTTGGAATTCAGGATTTGAAGAGTCTCAATGAGCTTAGTCTGGCAAATAATAAGCTTTCTGGTGATATCCCAAGTGAAATAGGGAGCTTGCCAGTGCTTAATTATCTAGATCTCTCTGGGAATGACTTTTCTGGGAGTATCCCACTTGAATTGCAGAATTTGAAGCTCAATTTGTTGAACTTGTCGAACAATAGGCTCTCCGGAGATTTGCCTCCTCTGTATGCTAAGGAAATCTATAAGAATAGCTTTGTGGGAAATCCTGGCTTGTGTGGTGACTTAGCTGATCTTTGTCCTCGGATTGGTGAATCTAAGAACAAGCTCAATATGTGGATTCTTCGATCAATTTTCATACTTGCGGGTGCTGTGTTTATTATTGGGGTTGTTTGGTTCTTCTTCAAGTACAGGAGTATCAAGAAGGTGAAACAAGGAATCACTATATCGAAGTGGAGGTCATTTCACAAGCTGGGTTTTGGTGAATTTGAGATTGTTGATTCCCTAAAGGAAGATAATGTGATCGGAAGTGGAGCTTCCGGGAAAGTATATAAAGTTGTTCTCAGTAATGGTGAGACTGTTGCGGTGAAGAAACTATGGGGAGGGACTAAAAAAGATGATGCCAGTGCCAATTCTCCGAAAGATGAATACGAAGTTGAAGTTGAAACATTGGGGAAGATTAGGCACAAGAATATTGTTAGACTGTGGTGTTGTTGCAACACTGGGGTTAGCAAGCTTCTGGTCTATGAATATATGCCAAATGGGAGCTTGGGGGATTTGCTGAATAGTAGCAAGGGAGGCTTGTTGGGTTGGCCTAAAAGGTATAAAATAGCTCTGGATGCAGCTGAAGGCTTATCTTATTTGCACCATGATTGTGTTCCTCCAATTGTTCACCGGGACGTGAAGTCAAACAATATATTGCTGGATGCAGAGTTTGGCGCTAGGGTTGCAGATTTTGGGGTCGCTAAAGTGGTCGATGGAGTTGGCAAAGGAGCAGAATCCATGTCTGTGATTGCAGGTTCCTGTGGTTACATTGCACCAGGTTTGTTACTTCACTTCTAACATTGCTTATCTTTACTTACATTGCAGTAATGGATGATTGCGCGAATTAGAATTAGTAATATACATTGAGAACCTTGTGACATTTTTCTTTAACATCCTGCGCTGCTTTACACTAATGCAGAATATGCCTACACACTTAAAGTGAACGAGAAGAGCGATATCTATAGTTTCGGAGTTGTGATGCTTGAGTTGGTAACCGGTAGACGCCCCATCGATCCAGAGTTTGGGGAGAAAGACTTGGTGAAATGGGTTTATACTATCCTGGACCAAAAAGGGATCGATCATGTTATCGATCCTAATCTCGATTCCAGTTACAAGGAAGAGATCTGCAGGGTTCTGGAAGTTGCCCTCTGCTGCACAAACTCACTACCTATCAATCGCCCTTCAATGCGAAGGGTTGTGAAAATGTTGCAAGAAGCAGGTGCAGAGAAGAAGTTGAAAACAGGCAAAAAAGATGGTAAGCTCTCCCCATATTACTATGAGGATGAATCTGCAGCCAGTAATGTTTGAGGGGGTAATGTAACTTTTGATCATTCAAAGAGTTGTCAATTTCCAACTCAGTTATCGCACACATTCCAACTTGAGAACACAAAGATAAAAATTGTTCTAATATGCATAGACGGACAAATTTTTCTCTGTTCGGGTAGATTTCTTATCTCGATTTAGTTTTGACTGCCTGGATAGTTGAAAATCTGCCCAAATTTGCATGTTGTAACAACTTTCAACTTTGGGTTCTCAAGTTAGAATATTTGAACATTCGGCGAACGATTTGGACTTTATCAACTATTTCCGTGACCAAAAGTTGCATTCCCCACGGTTTGAGATAGCAGTGTCTTAGTACTGAAACCTCATTTTCATTGTATTTGATTTCATGGGGCAAAGGGAATGGGGGAGCAATTAGTTTGACAGAGAGAGATGGATATGCACAGTTTGAAAAAGCATATATACAGTAAGTATATGTAGCTGTTAGTGTTACTGTTGTAGTTAGTGGTTCCTCTCTGGTTAGGTGTATTGTAACATGCAAGACCAGTAGACTTTGTTGTCTGAGAATGAAACATCTCTTTCTATGCAATTAAATGCTGTCAAAGTTTCATGTTTGAATGAATATCTTCACTCCATCTATGAAAGCTACCTTAAGGTCCCAACTCCCAACCGGCAAGGCAAAGCTGTGTGGATGTATTTGTTCATTTGTTCTTTCCATGGCTGCCTCTCACATTTAATGAATTGGGTGCTTTATCTCTCTTATGGGACATGGCAGAATAGCTACCTAAAATGGACtaaaatgggtttttttttttaaagaaaaaataaattagattaGATCGTACTTTTGTATCACATTCAAAGGATCAGCACTCAACTGGGTTGGTTACACCTACAAAATCTAAAAGCAACTTATGTCCAAGAGTCTATTCAATGGGTAAAATGCATACAGTAAGGGAAGAGTTTTCTTGCTTTACATGACAAGTATATATGAATAACAAGAATTTCCACAAATATAGTTggctgttatatatatatattcttgtgtttgtatatataatatatgtatagcTTTATATACACTACAGGGTGACATAGCACCAACAACCTTTCTATCTATTTCTGTAAGGGTGATGAAACAGTTCCAAAAACCCATTAACTGATTGCCCAATCTCCACTCAACCTTCATTACTaatcttttttgttgtttcttctacACTTGAGTTTTTTTAAATTCGTTTCAAGACAAATCTCAGAAGTCAGAACTACCTTTCAGAcaaaagacatgaaaaactaCATTTATTCTCCTACAAGTTTTCACATACACAGAATTACCAAACTTGAGATCCAAGCAAACCCTTTTTATAGTAATTCCAGTActcaataatatttatttttcaggTATAGCTTATCTTTCTGTCTAAGGTTACAACAGTATACTAATTAAAGAtgtgcctatatatatatacacgtataaTAACTTGTGTTACTTTTGTAATGCATGTGCTTTCGGGGCAGAAGCCTGTGCGAGGAGAATCTCTCATGGGTAGTTGAACTTGTGGCTTCTCGCATGCAAGGAGATACCACAATTAACTTCATCATCCCAACCAAAACTCTTCTCATGTTAACAGACCAACTGTACAAAGATTATTCTTACAGCATTAGTTGTTCTAACACACTTGATActatattcttttattattctcGCTACGTCATCTGGCCGAGTTTAGCATTATTTGCATGTTTTCATTATAAAAATGCAGAAATGGATCTAAATAAACTATGGCAAATCAATTGCAGAAAATGATCAAGTCTATTGTCTTGAACATGCAACTACAAGAACTCGATCGATCACAGTGAAAACTGCCTCTCATTTAGATCTCATATTTTGCCTGTGCTGCCAACAAATACCCAAGAAAAGTTTTCTTCCTGAAAATGTAATCACAGAGAATGTAGAAGTATAGCTAATGTACACATTGTGGTACTTGACGTTACTGTCTCTGAAGGACAAGTTTTTTGTAAAGATCAAGAATGTCTTTCTTCTTGGGCCTCTTCAGCTCAAGCAACTCAGAAACAAAACCATGTTTCATGAGCTCTTGCCACAGTTCAGTCACAGTAAACTTGGTGTAATCTCCTGAATGAGACTTCTGGCTTTCACTTTTATCTTCATTTGTCATAATTGGAGAATTCATGTCTGCTACAATCGTACATCTCCGAGGGGTCATTGCCCTCTTGGGCCTTTTTGATTGCTCAACCTTTTCTTCATCAGAATCCATGCAGACAAAATCAGAAAATACTTTAGGAGACCTCAAACGTTTTCCATCAGAGTTACTTCTCTGCTCAGAATCCAGAAGAGTTTCATTTTTAGAGTTGGTACTCAACTCCTGCTGAAGTAACTTGACTTCTCCCTGCACGGAATAAGGCTGATCGGATGGGGCTTCCCTCATCTCATTTGCCACTGAGTACGCTGCACATTCAGGCCCTGAGCTACTCTTAAGATTTTGAAGTGAGCCAACCCCATTCTCATTTATTAATTTCAATAAACTCTTTATttcctcttctctctccttGACCTTTACTTCCAGTAATGCAGCCTTAGATATGGCACTCTCTTCTGAGACTCGGCATCTATCAACTTCACTAGCCAGGGGCCTGTTTTCTCTCTCCAGGCTTTCAATACGCAATTGTGTTTTTTCAACATGGGCAAGCCTTTCTACTGCCGGCTGTTGAACACCAACTGCTTCAATATCACTAGCAAAATCCTTTTTGGGTGCAGTGCCTATAAGTTCACTTTCTACCCTCACTTCCTTTCCTGAAGCTTTACACCTTTCATGAGCTTCTGCAGACCTTTCTAACTCGGAGTGGTATTTCTGCTCTAGATAGTTTTTCTCCTTTTCAAGCATTGTGGCTTGTTTCTTCAATGTTTGAGCAGAAGTGTTGACAATTTCATACTTGTCAACCAACTCTTTTATTTGAAGCTTCAAAGCGGATGACTCCGATTCATAGTTCTTTATTCTTGATTCTGCAGCCTGCATATAGTAATAGCGcaagaaaatatgaaaactcaCATGCATGCCAGCAACAAGGTAGTTTTCCTTAAGAGTCCATATGGTAATGACTCGCGGAGCACACTCACAGATGCTCACCTCTAACTCCAAACTCAGAGTGGCCACACGTTGCTCAGCGTGCTCAAGCTTTGCTACCTTGTCCTTAATTTCGGTATCCTGTCACTCCAACAACCATTGAAAATAGCTCAGTACAGGTAATATAAAAAGAGAACACAGCCAAAGATAATGAACTGGGGGTGGTGTGCAAAGAGAAAGATATATACCACCTTCTCTGCCAAGGAGTTGAAGAATACTGTCCTCAGAGAATCTTCTCTGCTCTGTgcctccatagttgagctttcctGATCAATGGCGACCTTCTGCAAAGAAGCCTTGGCTTCTTCAACAGCAGCTTCATATTTGTTTTTCCACTCATCCACCTCCTTTTGCGCTGACTGGGACTGTTCATTAGCTGCAGCAACTCTTACTTCAGCGAGAGAGATCCTGGACTTGAGAACTGCTATTTCTGTGTTAAACTGATTGTCAGTAGCTTTCTCCTTAGTCAACTCCTCCTCATACTTGGTTTTCCACTGCAAGGTTTCCTGTGCCACAGAGTCGAGCAATTTTAACAAAGAAGAACACCTCTCCTCCGATGATTTAAATCTGTTCTCCAATTCCGTAACTCGGCTCCTATATGGATCAGAGAGCTTTTTGATGTCATTAATGGCATCCTCATAACATTTCTGATATTCATTATTAAGTTTTACACTTGATTCCAGCCTTTTGGTCAGGAGTTCCATTTTATCTTCAATTGAACGGCATTTCAATATGAGGTCATTATTCTCTGATGAAACTTCTTCGATTTTCTTCTTGGCATGCTGGAGTATGGGACCTTGCAAACTGAGATTCAGCAGCTTTAGATATCAGTTAGCTCAACTCGATCAGAGACTTTACAAACACTAGATTTCCCAAATGCATATGGTAATACATAAGATGGAAGGACTAAGAGTTTCATTTTACCAGACCGGATTATTGCCAGTTTGCCACATAATTGGAAACAAACAGCACATGGAGCACAAGACATTATGTTGTAACATGCATTCCAGTGGCATCAATTGACTGATATACAAGAGTTGTGGCATAGGATTAATGCTTCGGCCCACCCTTCCTAACTGCACAACAGCCCTGCTCCTGCCCCCAAACACCCcaacaaggaaaagaaaaacaaagaaaagaacaaaaattaacCTTTGTTGCATGAAGGACGAAAGATTCAGGCATTTTGAGGGACCATGAACTGAAGCTTCAAACTCTGACAGCAGACTATCAAGAACCTGGGAAGTGTTATGATGACCAAGCATGAATAATAGATATGCTGAAAACTGAATGTAGACTTGCGAAAGATAAGAcagtgttgggtctaaattaaccttactagcaagtgtactagtcggcgactacagcacaatgataagcaagggtcgaatccacagggacggtgttatgtttaatccaaatgtctatttgtatgtatatatggacaatgcaatcaaaagtaaaattcaactcaagattgtttggtttggtaattaaactaaaacaagcaaagagcaaagtgtttttggtattttcttagaattaggatgcaactaatgcaaatgagatgatttaacaaatatgagatgaacaccaaggcttcggaatcccccttgggaaatgacttggaatgacataaattcacacacatatttgctaattcgggcataacgaatccgtacctaagtcggttttagcgcacttaagccaaatctccctaaaatcgattactagccatcttattggtctaggtcggatattcctaaatacattctagccatcttattggtctaaacatgcataggaatttatggagttctatggagattaggattcatacaaaattgtcacctaattaaagggagacacattcataatcaagtgtttcaagaagcataatctacttgacatattattgtctaagcaaattctccaaacaatttcatccaaaaacctaaagtgttggccaaacaccacaagcatgaagaaattgcaatcaaacatagaaacacaagatttatacccaaatcaactcatatatatgtaaatcaagtcataaacaaagtcatcaaacccaaggcttcatcctagccttggcacaagagatttagttacacataatgagagaaaaaacacaaaaggagagatgagaaaatcatgaataaacccaattagttgagtagatccaagttgagctgaagaatctctcctcctagctccaagaatcgccttccccctctggtttcgctccccagaaaatcagttctaggttcaaaagtgtcctgcggctcggcaagttcgcgaattaaaacatcccaaaaaactgtcttgtgcgcctaggcgcgttgtattcacgcctaggcgcaccacgcctaggcgcacgcctaggcgcacgcctaggcgcacgcctaggcgcaatcctaggcgtgcacaacttcaaattcacgccccaactcgctggactgggcgtgcacaagtgatactgggcgtgcacaaatattgcgcctaggcgtggaatgcttccaaaatctccatacgacgtccgatttgcacgattttagcgtctacggaaagcttgagatgtctagtttccaaagccttttatttcgcttgattccgataacgtgacaaaaagttataagtatttgaacacacgaaggtcggtggacattttcttcagttcagccctttttttcatcacttttcatccaaaccgcaatcaacctatcaaaaaatacaaatcaaaacataaatacactcattatttatttaaatgaagcttaagagggggagattcctaccaaaaacaataggtattatcacacctatcaaacaccccacacttaaaccttacttgtcctcaagtaaaactagattaagtacatgtaccactaacatcttaactcactaacgcaggaatcgcggttgcatttagcatatgcaacaagcctttaaacccct
This sequence is a window from Tripterygium wilfordii isolate XIE 37 chromosome 8, ASM1340144v1, whole genome shotgun sequence. Protein-coding genes within it:
- the LOC120003892 gene encoding receptor-like protein kinase HSL1; this encodes MVLFLLLLHLFALFFSGLCLNQEGLYLQQVKQSLSDPTQSLSSWNERDETPCNWFGITCDNTTRRVVSVNLSNSGLSGPFPGFLCRLPFLSSVNFSANEINSSLVVDVDRCHNLQELILSDNLLVGSIPESLSLLQNLRVLDLAGNNFSGGIPASFGQFRRLESLSVAGNLLNGTTPSSLGNISTLVELLLAYNPFTPIQIPSELGNLSSLENFWLADCDLVGSIPESLGRLTRLTNLDVSQNRLTGSIPRTLSGLKSIVQIELYNNNLSGEIPPSLGNLTTLRRFDASGNGLNGTIPNELCELPLESLNLFENQLHGAIPESIANSPNLYELKLFNNTLSGRIPNQLGNNSNLVSLDLASNQLYGEIPDHLCAKGSLVELVLIYNSFSGKIPESLGKCGSLNRVRLRNNRLSGTVPDMFWGLPHAYLFELSDNLLTGDVSKTISRASNLSLLLISRNQFNGSIPEEIGLLSALVEFSASGNMFTGSIPGSFVKLSQLSKLDLSHNELNGEMPVGIQDLKSLNELSLANNKLSGDIPSEIGSLPVLNYLDLSGNDFSGSIPLELQNLKLNLLNLSNNRLSGDLPPLYAKEIYKNSFVGNPGLCGDLADLCPRIGESKNKLNMWILRSIFILAGAVFIIGVVWFFFKYRSIKKVKQGITISKWRSFHKLGFGEFEIVDSLKEDNVIGSGASGKVYKVVLSNGETVAVKKLWGGTKKDDASANSPKDEYEVEVETLGKIRHKNIVRLWCCCNTGVSKLLVYEYMPNGSLGDLLNSSKGGLLGWPKRYKIALDAAEGLSYLHHDCVPPIVHRDVKSNNILLDAEFGARVADFGVAKVVDGVGKGAESMSVIAGSCGYIAPEYAYTLKVNEKSDIYSFGVVMLELVTGRRPIDPEFGEKDLVKWVYTILDQKGIDHVIDPNLDSSYKEEICRVLEVALCCTNSLPINRPSMRRVVKMLQEAGAEKKLKTGKKDGKLSPYYYEDESAASNV